The Bubalus kerabau isolate K-KA32 ecotype Philippines breed swamp buffalo chromosome 10, PCC_UOA_SB_1v2, whole genome shotgun sequence sequence ttgatgcttttgaactgtggtgttggagaagactcttgagcgtcccttgaactgcaaggagatccaaccagtccatcctaaaggagatcagtcttgggtgttcattgataagactgattttgaagctgaaactccaatactttggccacctgatgcaaagagctgactcattggaaaagaccctgatgctgggaaagattgagggcaggaggagaaggggacgacagaggatgagatggttgtatggcatcaccgactcgatggacatgggtttgggtgaactctgggagttggtgatggatagggaggcctggcatgctgcgattcatgggatcgcaaagagtcagactgagcgactgaactgaactgaactgaccctaagTTACAGAATTCAAAAGGTGCTTTAAAAGAATATGTAACTACCTCTtgtcagtctttttaaaatattaaatgcctCCTGGATAAAAGCAGAATTGAAAGGTAAAAAGGTTATTAAGCTCGTGGAAAGCAAGAAGCAAGTCTGATAATTCACTTGCCTCTACATCCTATAGGGTTGCTAAGCATCTACTTATTACTTTAGAGAAAATATAAGCAGTAGGTATTTtaggatcaaactggggtctcctgcatgcaggcagattctttaccagctgagcaccagggaagcccacaaagaaAGGTTATCCCATGTATTTTGGTTACAGATGTATTTTGGTTATAGAAGGTGATTGGCCATTCATTAAGATTTTTGCCAGTAAGTTTTGGAAACTGTAGAGCTTTAGGTTGCATTTTAATATATGAAGAAGGGAAATaaccaatatttattaaacatacaCTATCAAAATTTTAATTGCTTTCTGTATATTTTCTGACTTGACTACAAGTCTATTAGACTGAGTGTTGTcttttttacagataaggaaatggaaacagaaataaatttagcTCAAAGGCATAAGGTCAACAAGTAACAGGGTTCAGACTAGATCTGACTATTTTAAAAAGTCCATGGTTATTCTATGAACTATCCCAAATGTTGGactgatatttattgaataatatcTCTACTAACATTGTGAAATATTAGCAAGTTCAAAACTGATGAAAAGATATGATTTCTTATTGATAAATTGTTCCCTTGCAATGTACATATTCCCTCTTTTAGCAAATTTCTCTCTCAAACACAGTTGAAATTCTACTTTTGCTATTATTTATCTTCCATGTCTCTTATTCCAATCAGTACAAAACTAATTATTGAAAACTAGTTTTGGAAAGATTTACCCTGACAAAAGTTAAGTTCAAGGTAAAGGTCaaattattcaaatttttaaGGAGACATagaccatttgaatgcagacttccaaagaatagcaaggagagataataaagccttcctcagtgatcagtgcaaagaaatagaggaaaacaatagaatgggaaagactagagatcccttcaagaaagttagaggtatcaagggaacatttcattaaaagatgggctcaataaaggacagaaatgatggggacctaacagaagcagaagatactaagaaagggtggcaagaatacacagaagaactgtacaaaaaagatcttcatgatccagataatcacgatggtgtttatcactcacctagatcactcacctagagccagacatcctggaatgtgaaatcaagtgggccttaggaatgggctttaggaagcatcactttgaacaaagctagtggaggtgatggaattccaggtgagctatttcaaatcctggaagatgatgctgtgaaagtgctgcactcaatatgccagcaaacttggaaaactcagcagtggccacacgactggaaaaggtcagttttcattccaatcccaaagaaaggcaatgccaaagaatgctcaaactaccccacaattgcactcatctcacatgctagtaaagtaatgctcaaaattctccaagccaggcttcagcaatatgagaaccatgaacttccagatgttcaagctggttttagaaaaggcagaggaaccagagattaaattgccagcattctctggatcatggaaaaaacaagagagttccaaaaaaacatctgtttctgctttattgactatgccaaagcctttgactgtgtggatcacaagaaactgtggaaaattctgaaagagatgggaatactagaccacctgacctgcctcttgagaaacctgtatgcaggtcaggaagtaacagttagaactggacatggaacaacaaactggttccaaataggaaaaggagtatgtcaaggctgtatattgtcaccctgcttatttaacttctatgcagagtacatcatgagaagcgctgggctggaagaagcacaagctggaatcaagatttctgggagaaatattaataacctcagagatgcagttgacaccacccttatggcagaaagtgaagaagaactaaaaagcctcttgatgaaagtgaaagaggagagtgaaaagaaaagttggcttaaagctcaacattcagaaaactaaaatcatggcatccagtctcatcacttcatggcaaatagatgggggaacagtggaaacagtggctgacttttatttttctgggctccaaaatcactgcagacggtgtttgaagccatgagattaaaagacggtTACCTCTTGGATGAAAGTtttgaccatcctagacagcatattcaaaagcagagacattactttttcaacaaagttccgtctagtcaaggctatggtttttccagtggtcatgtatggatgtgagagttggactataaagaaagctgagtgcccaagaatcgatgcttttgaactgtggtgttggagaagactcttgatagtcctttggactgcaaggagatccaaccagtccatcctaaaggagatcagtcctgggtgttcattggtaagactgattttgaagctgaaactccaatactttggccacctgatgcaaagagctgactcattggaaaagaccctgatgctgggaaagattgagggcaggaggagaaggggatgacagaggatgagatggttggatggcatcaccaactcgatggacacggatttgggtagactctgtaGTTGGTAATGGacgggaggcctggagtgttgcggttcatggggttgcaaagagttggacatgactgagaggctgaacaaaCTAAGGCCTTTTGGATATATaatcagaatatttttttccttagaaattaaataaatataatggaGATTATGTTTATTTGTTAGTTGTGAAACTATTGTCACATGTTCCCATTCTCACAGCAAATATGTGACTTACCTAATTCCTTTAAGAAATTCTTTCTTTCCATCCTTTATCTATGCTTCTTAATTTTCTGTATAAGGGAAGGGAAAACTACTGCTCATGATGAGgtaatggttttcatttttgctcACCTGCTTTCCTTGGTACCACCCTTGAGATTTCAAAGGATAAAAGAAGATGCAACAtatgtacaaatgaacttatatacaaaacagaaatagacccacagacatagaaaacaaatttatggttataaAGGAGGAAAGTGGTGGGATGTAATAAATTatgagtttgggatcaacatatatgcactattatatataaatagatagctaataaagacctactgtatagcacagggagctatacttAATATTTGTAATTACCTataagggaaagaatctgaaaaatatgtgtgtgtgtgtatgtgcatgtgtgtgtataactgaatacttggctgtacacctaaaactaacacaatgttgtaaattaactatatgtcaataaaaaaataaaattaaaaaaagataacaatagcctaaaagtaaaataaggtcaagagaaataaataaaatggaaagagagAGATATAAGAACCTTTCCAACAGCCAGCTTGAGAGGAAATCTCAATTTACTTCAGGAtgaatataagcaatattattatTCCATTTAGAGATGATCTCTAAAGTTTTAACTTCACATCAGTCGGTACTAACAAAGACGTACTTTGCTTACACATGTCTATAGCTTATTTTCACTTTAGAAAAGATACATTTAAAGATTTTACGGCAATATTTCAAAGAATCCATTGGCATAGTTGAAGGTAAATATTTTCTATTGATAAACCTGAGTTATAAAAAACCTCTTCAGAGGTCATTAAATCAGAACGTGAGTCTGGGTTGCCACCAGAGTGGAAACTTTGGTCAATCCCTTTCTCACGTAACACTCCCCTGACAATTTTTTCCTAATAGATTCAGTTTACTAAATGAATTGCATTTAATTGTGATCTTAAGTAATGGTAAATTAtatgtttgttttgcatttgaaTTATCATGCCATGGTATTTTTTATATGGCCTTCTGTATAGCTTCTCTCCTATAGCTTGTTCCAACATATACTTGAAAagtgaagtggaagtgttagttgttcaggcACAtctcactctgtgcgaccccgtggactgtagcctgctaggcttctctgtccatggaattctccaggcaagaatgctggagtgggtttccattcccttctccaggggatcgtccagactcagggatgaaacctgggtctcctgcattgcaggcagattctttactcagccacctgggaagcccatattttagAGTAATAAACTAAACActtagtgtattttatttttaaggtcaACTGAGGCTTGAAGAAATCATTATGCTTATCACAGAGAAACTGTAATTTTGCGCCATGTCATTTGTTCTGGATTTCAGTATCTGTTCACCATCATCTTCCTAGGTAGACGACTTAAATTTTAGTTATTAACTTATAACAGATGTTGTTGGTCACCCATCCAGATTCTTTTCACTGGAGAAGCAGACTGAAGCTAGATTCTAGGTGGCCCAACAATCTTTTCTCAGCCTTTCATTTTGCTGTCTACCTTTCTCACTTGCTCATTGTGAAAGAACCCTCTCCGTCATTCATAAGAATCCGATCTTGGAAAGCCAGTTTTAggcattttacttctttttttgggCACACTACCCTGAGTATTTTACCAAAATTTATCTTCCCAATTAtacctttcactttcagatgTAGATGCTAAATttcaatgaaatttaaatttcagtgagATAAATTTTAACCAAAGTCTAGAAAATAAGTGGCCTTTCCCATCCTACTTACTGACAACCTATCTTTTTCTCTAGGTTATTTTAGAGGACATGCTGagtaaaatggataaaagaaatcTGTCTGTAGTGTCAGAATTCATGCTTCTGGGACTTTGCCAGTCATGGAATAAGCAAGCCTTACTCTTACTGATATTTTGTATGCTATATTTGATCATTGTATCTGGAAATATTGTCATCATGATCTTAATCATCACCGACCCCCGTCTGCATTCCCCCATGTACTTTTTGTTGGCCAACCTGTCCTTTGTTGATATGTGGCTTTCTTCAGTAACTACTCCTAAGATGATTACAGACTTTGTCAGAGAGAACAAGACTATTTCCTTTGGAGGCTGCATGTGCCAGATCCTCTTTGTGCATTTTGTTGGAGGGGGTGAGATGGTGCTGTTGGTGGTAATGGCCTATgatcgctatgtggccatctgcaagccactCCACTATTCAACCATAATGAACCTGCAGAAGTGCACTGGGCTTGTGCTGACTTCCTGGACCATTGGCTTTGTGCATGCCGTGAGTCAAATGGCTGTGATTGTGCAATTGcctttctgtggccccagggaaATCGACAGCTTTTTCTGTGATATACCACTGGTAATCAAGCTTGCCTGCATAGATTCCTATAACTTGGGAATATTAATGAATGCAGACAGTGGGGTTCTGGCTATGACctgctttatgctgctgctgataTCCTACACATATATTCTTCTTACTGTTTGCCAAAGCCCTAAAGCTGGTACATCTAGGGCACTCTCTACCTGCACTGCCCACATCACAGTGGTGGTGCTCTTCTTTGGGCCCTG is a genomic window containing:
- the LOC129620503 gene encoding olfactory receptor 4K14-like, translated to MDKRNLSVVSEFMLLGLCQSWNKQALLLLIFCMLYLIIVSGNIVIMILIITDPRLHSPMYFLLANLSFVDMWLSSVTTPKMITDFVRENKTISFGGCMCQILFVHFVGGGEMVLLVVMAYDRYVAICKPLHYSTIMNLQKCTGLVLTSWTIGFVHAVSQMAVIVQLPFCGPREIDSFFCDIPLVIKLACIDSYNLGILMNADSGVLAMTCFMLLLISYTYILLTVCQSPKAGTSRALSTCTAHITVVVLFFGPCIFIYVWPLSITWVDKFLAVFYSVITPLLNPAIYTLRNKEIKNALKRFRGYYLHSKRNINA